The Lacipirellula parvula genome window below encodes:
- a CDS encoding lysophospholipid acyltransferase family protein, with amino-acid sequence MDPSPKPLDRTPLWMRAAGLLAAGGVRAWMSTLEYQALFYDPNVDPIHGVGGQRIYVFWHEYILIPLYMRGHCNLTMLLSKHRDADILYRVAHHLGFECVRGSTHGGAAEALLELSRRGQHMHLAITPDGPRGPRRKLAQGPIYLASKLGLPIVPFGMGLDRPWRAKSWDRFAVPRPGSRARAVVGPEIYIPPGLSRPELEERRVGVETLLTQLCVEAEDWATTGERREGAVAVVRQGIDPQIAAQRRSEPSQLPVAAAEHSATPTLKVTPDDARAAG; translated from the coding sequence ATGGACCCCTCCCCCAAACCACTCGATCGCACCCCGCTCTGGATGCGTGCCGCCGGCCTCCTCGCCGCCGGCGGCGTTCGCGCCTGGATGAGCACCCTCGAGTATCAGGCCCTCTTCTACGACCCGAACGTCGATCCCATCCACGGCGTCGGTGGCCAGCGGATTTACGTCTTCTGGCACGAATACATTCTCATCCCGCTCTACATGCGCGGTCACTGCAACCTCACGATGCTGCTCAGTAAGCATCGCGATGCCGACATCCTCTATCGGGTGGCGCACCATCTGGGTTTCGAGTGCGTCCGCGGCTCGACGCACGGCGGCGCCGCCGAAGCGCTGCTCGAACTCTCGCGCCGCGGCCAGCATATGCACCTGGCGATCACGCCCGACGGCCCGCGCGGCCCGCGCCGCAAGCTCGCCCAAGGCCCCATCTACCTCGCTTCGAAGCTCGGCCTGCCAATCGTCCCCTTCGGGATGGGACTCGACCGCCCCTGGCGCGCGAAGAGCTGGGATCGCTTCGCCGTCCCGCGCCCCGGTTCACGCGCCCGCGCTGTCGTCGGGCCGGAGATCTACATTCCGCCGGGGCTGAGTCGTCCCGAACTCGAAGAACGCCGCGTTGGCGTCGAGACGCTGCTCACGCAGCTTTGCGTCGAGGCCGAGGATTGGGCCACCACCGGCGAACGCCGCGAAGGCGCCGTCGCCGTGGTCCGCCAAGGCATCGATCCACAAATCGCGGCCCAGCGCCGGAGCGAACCGAGCCAGCTGCCCGTCGCCGCGGCAGAGCACTCCGCGACGCCCACGCTCAAAGTGACCCCCGACGACGCACGCGCTGCCGGTTAA
- a CDS encoding tyrosine-type recombinase/integrase has product MAWLEFDDAAERYRIRFRFDGRQYKRSLKTADGREARAMLGRIEETILLIERGRITLPENADPATFILSDGKRTGEKPERDALTLKTLFTTYTDELPKGVKEESTLQGEGIHIKHLLKHLRSSATVQNLSVSEVQGYVKSRAKDKWRGKPIRSETIKKELTTLRLIWNWAVEQGYLTGPSPVRGIKYPKLNEKQIFRTTQEIQQIVSRGGISEDEERELWDGLYLTRVETGELLAHVEAQCCQSFVYPMFLFAAHTGARRSEILRSRIDDIDFMSMTVQIREKKKSRSKAMTFRRVDLTTSLARILKSWFNEHPGGQYTISADGLNPLTVHTAHDKFKRALKGTKWGKVRGFHVLRHSFASNLAAGGVDGRIISEFMGHTTLEMERRYRHLMPDIRKRAIELLVS; this is encoded by the coding sequence GTGGCATGGCTCGAATTCGATGACGCAGCAGAGCGCTACCGCATCCGTTTTCGTTTCGACGGACGGCAATACAAGCGATCGCTCAAGACCGCCGACGGCAGGGAAGCCAGGGCCATGCTTGGCCGGATCGAAGAGACGATCCTTCTGATTGAGCGGGGAAGAATTACGCTCCCTGAAAACGCTGATCCTGCAACTTTCATCCTGTCGGATGGAAAGAGAACGGGGGAAAAGCCCGAGCGTGACGCGCTGACCCTTAAGACACTCTTCACCACCTACACGGATGAGCTTCCCAAAGGCGTGAAGGAAGAATCGACTCTCCAGGGCGAGGGGATTCACATCAAGCATCTCCTGAAACATTTAAGGAGCAGCGCGACGGTTCAAAACCTAAGCGTCTCTGAAGTTCAGGGGTATGTGAAGAGTCGAGCGAAGGACAAGTGGCGGGGGAAGCCTATTCGCTCAGAGACGATCAAGAAAGAACTCACAACGCTTCGTCTCATCTGGAACTGGGCGGTTGAGCAGGGATATCTCACCGGACCGTCGCCGGTCCGAGGAATCAAATACCCAAAGCTAAACGAGAAGCAGATCTTTCGAACGACTCAGGAGATTCAGCAGATCGTTTCTCGCGGGGGAATCTCTGAGGACGAGGAACGGGAGCTGTGGGACGGGCTCTATCTCACGCGGGTCGAGACAGGCGAGCTGCTGGCCCACGTTGAAGCGCAGTGCTGCCAGAGCTTTGTCTATCCCATGTTTCTCTTCGCCGCTCACACAGGAGCGAGACGTAGCGAGATTCTTCGCTCTAGAATCGATGACATCGATTTTATGTCGATGACCGTTCAGATTAGGGAAAAGAAAAAGAGTCGCTCGAAAGCCATGACCTTTCGCCGGGTTGATCTCACGACCTCCCTCGCACGGATACTGAAGAGCTGGTTCAACGAGCATCCGGGCGGACAGTACACGATCTCAGCCGACGGACTTAATCCGCTGACGGTTCACACGGCACACGACAAGTTTAAGCGGGCACTGAAAGGCACGAAGTGGGGCAAGGTTCGAGGCTTCCACGTTCTACGGCACTCCTTCGCCTCCAACCTCGCCGCTGGCGGCGTTGACGGGCGAATCATCTCGGAGTTTATGGGCCACACAACTCTTGAGATGGAGCGGAGGTATCGCCACCTGATGCCCGACATCAGAAAGCGAGCAATCGAACTACTCGTTTCGTAG
- a CDS encoding carbonic anhydrase family protein yields MGRDSSLFTRNRRGFLGCCGAVAAAGTVGATAAPAMAYDALTREQRDKMTPDDVIALVKAGNMRFRTGERQERNFLREQISSSTGQFPAAVLLSCIDSRAPAEIILDMGIGDTFNARIAGNVINDDILGSMEFSCAVVGAKLVLVMGHTSCGAVAGAIDDVELGYLTGLLGRIKPAVAKTEFTGERTGKNPAFVDAVARTNVLREVAQIRAQSEILHDLEQAGKIKIVGSMYDIKTGAVEFLG; encoded by the coding sequence ATGGGGCGCGATTCTTCTTTGTTCACCAGGAATCGGCGTGGGTTTCTCGGTTGTTGCGGCGCCGTCGCTGCGGCCGGAACCGTGGGCGCCACGGCTGCGCCGGCGATGGCCTACGACGCGCTCACCCGCGAGCAACGCGATAAAATGACGCCCGATGACGTCATCGCCCTGGTGAAGGCGGGGAACATGCGGTTCCGCACGGGCGAGCGGCAAGAAAGAAACTTTCTGCGGGAGCAGATCTCGAGCTCGACGGGGCAGTTCCCGGCGGCGGTGTTGCTCAGCTGCATCGACTCGCGGGCGCCGGCCGAGATTATTTTGGACATGGGGATTGGCGACACGTTCAACGCGCGGATCGCAGGGAACGTGATCAATGACGACATCCTCGGCAGCATGGAGTTTTCTTGCGCCGTCGTCGGCGCGAAACTTGTGCTCGTGATGGGGCACACCTCATGCGGCGCCGTCGCGGGGGCGATCGACGACGTGGAGCTTGGTTACCTCACCGGGTTGCTCGGACGGATCAAACCGGCCGTGGCGAAGACCGAATTCACTGGTGAGCGGACGGGGAAGAATCCGGCGTTCGTCGATGCGGTCGCGCGGACGAACGTGCTGCGCGAGGTCGCTCAGATTCGGGCGCAGAGCGAAATCCTGCACGACTTGGAACAGGCCGGGAAGATTAAGATCGTCGGGTCGATGTATGACATCAAGACCGGGGCGGTGGAGTTCTTGGGGTAA
- the tilS gene encoding tRNA lysidine(34) synthetase TilS: MPPLPPTTDLPARLLAAWPATAWCDIHVLVALSGGPDSVALLCALLAAKQQVGGAGKLFAGHVDHSLRGDQSTADAEWLAFECRRLGVPLFIEKANVGEVAEVRGDGMEEAARTTRYAILTRMAETLGARFVALGHHRDDQLETILFRLLRGSGLRGLAGMPASRPLSPSVVAIRPLLGIGRSEITDYLAAIGQASREDETNQDAEVAARNAVRHELLPPIRERFGKNAEGAILRAAEQAAAAQAFIDEQAAALLAACQLTDERSASGLVIGIELQTKPLAVAPPLLVSEALRQAWRSAAWPEQSMTYSWWRQLAQFAQSPEGAPPLNLPGDIRASRSAPGVLSLRCETLS, translated from the coding sequence ATGCCGCCATTGCCGCCCACCACTGATTTGCCTGCCCGCTTGCTTGCCGCTTGGCCAGCGACGGCGTGGTGCGACATCCATGTGCTCGTCGCCCTCTCGGGCGGGCCTGACAGCGTGGCGCTCCTTTGCGCGCTCCTTGCCGCCAAGCAGCAAGTCGGCGGCGCCGGGAAGCTCTTTGCCGGACACGTTGACCATTCACTGCGCGGCGACCAATCCACTGCCGACGCCGAGTGGTTAGCGTTTGAGTGCCGCCGGCTCGGCGTGCCGCTGTTCATCGAAAAAGCGAACGTCGGCGAAGTCGCCGAAGTCCGCGGCGACGGCATGGAAGAAGCGGCGCGAACGACCCGCTACGCAATTCTCACCCGCATGGCGGAGACGCTCGGCGCCCGCTTCGTCGCGCTGGGTCATCATCGCGACGATCAACTCGAAACGATTCTGTTCCGCTTGCTGCGCGGTTCGGGCCTTCGCGGTTTGGCCGGCATGCCCGCCAGCCGGCCATTGTCGCCCAGCGTCGTCGCCATTCGCCCGCTGCTCGGCATCGGCCGTAGCGAAATCACCGACTACCTGGCCGCCATCGGCCAGGCGTCGCGTGAGGACGAAACGAACCAAGACGCCGAAGTCGCCGCCCGCAACGCCGTGCGTCACGAGCTGCTCCCTCCCATTCGCGAGCGTTTCGGTAAAAATGCCGAGGGAGCCATCTTGCGCGCCGCCGAGCAAGCCGCTGCAGCGCAAGCGTTCATCGACGAGCAAGCCGCTGCGTTGCTAGCAGCATGCCAGCTCACTGACGAGCGCTCCGCAAGCGGACTTGTCATCGGCATCGAACTGCAGACGAAACCGCTCGCCGTCGCTCCGCCGCTCCTGGTGAGCGAAGCCCTCCGCCAAGCGTGGCGCTCGGCGGCATGGCCTGAGCAATCGATGACCTACAGCTGGTGGCGACAGCTTGCCCAGTTTGCTCAGTCGCCGGAAGGCGCTCCGCCTCTCAATCTTCCCGGCGACATCCGCGCGAGCCGTTCCGCGCCAGGCGTGCTATCACTGCGTTGCGAGACGTTGTCTTGA
- a CDS encoding Lpg1974 family pore-forming outer membrane protein, whose product MMLRRQAPMLAALVAAIVCMSGEAAAQVMMGADGAVHLDAIGDVPATPPIIVQQQPQLVGPAMAGGPMIGGTPTVAGGVPWQTAIGGTAQPYGACSVPFAPCAPVAMQVVEQPPPILFSFFGEFLYLNPTGVDVAHAQQVRTPGVPLGQIAQTDIGYNPGFRIGGDMAMSQHSSIAASYTYFESDASNSIGPPTINGIPGSVDSLVHFPGLNLGASATGLTARSEFDFQLADIEYRTRLRQGERYWINGGLGLRYGKLEQSFGQTGEFLSGQIDTQSDVDFDGGGMKLALDGGRNIGSRGFSLYGRTSLSPMAGSFRSTYSMTNVDLDSTFVQANWNDQRITTLLDYEVGVAWTGPRGRWRFAAGYTQSFWFNAVTTSDYIDAVQSSNYGGVSDTIMLNGLTARVEHLW is encoded by the coding sequence ATGATGCTTCGCCGACAGGCGCCGATGCTCGCTGCGCTGGTCGCCGCCATCGTCTGCATGAGCGGGGAGGCGGCCGCGCAAGTGATGATGGGCGCCGACGGCGCCGTGCATCTCGATGCAATTGGCGACGTCCCCGCGACGCCGCCAATTATTGTGCAGCAACAGCCGCAACTGGTCGGCCCGGCGATGGCGGGCGGGCCGATGATTGGCGGAACTCCAACGGTTGCGGGCGGCGTGCCGTGGCAGACGGCCATCGGCGGCACAGCTCAACCCTATGGGGCGTGCAGCGTCCCGTTCGCGCCGTGTGCACCAGTCGCGATGCAAGTCGTCGAGCAGCCACCGCCGATCTTATTCTCGTTCTTCGGCGAGTTTCTGTACCTCAATCCAACGGGCGTCGACGTCGCTCACGCCCAACAGGTCCGCACTCCGGGCGTGCCGCTGGGGCAGATCGCTCAGACCGACATCGGCTACAATCCCGGTTTCCGCATCGGCGGCGACATGGCGATGAGCCAACATTCGAGCATTGCCGCTTCGTACACCTACTTCGAGAGCGATGCATCGAACTCGATCGGCCCGCCCACGATTAACGGCATTCCGGGCTCCGTCGATTCGTTAGTCCACTTTCCGGGACTCAACCTCGGCGCATCGGCAACCGGGCTGACTGCTAGGAGCGAGTTCGACTTCCAACTCGCCGATATCGAGTACCGCACGCGGCTGCGGCAAGGCGAGCGCTACTGGATCAACGGCGGCCTGGGTCTGCGGTACGGCAAGCTCGAACAATCCTTCGGCCAGACCGGCGAGTTCTTGTCGGGCCAGATCGATACGCAATCAGACGTCGACTTCGACGGCGGCGGCATGAAGCTGGCTCTCGACGGCGGTCGCAACATCGGCAGCCGCGGCTTCTCGCTCTACGGCCGCACAAGCCTATCGCCGATGGCGGGCAGCTTTCGCTCGACTTATTCGATGACGAACGTCGACCTCGATTCGACGTTTGTGCAGGCGAACTGGAACGATCAGCGGATCACGACGCTGCTCGACTACGAAGTCGGCGTCGCCTGGACTGGTCCCCGCGGCCGCTGGCGGTTCGCCGCCGGGTACACGCAGTCGTTCTGGTTCAATGCCGTGACGACCAGCGACTACATCGACGCCGTGCAGTCGAGCAACTACGGCGGCGTGTCGGATACGATCATGCTGAACGGACTGACGGCGCGGGTGGAGCACTTGTGGTAG
- a CDS encoding AsmA-like C-terminal region-containing protein → MTKQIHRGQSKEAAAIVSRIVNVCWSVFKFGVGLALVGVVTIGLYMYVRMDDEIRRHVEAFIGERYPHLDVTVGGARLMEGRGIVVYDVEFVPKGDRQLRDELLVVDELLIVCDVEITTLMHGTPPIQRVEVSRPRISLFRNAAGVWNFDQLIPRHPSGMPIPPIVIRKAEATLANEGAPDSQPILLRDIDLTVTPTAQAPATGGWPSLKIEATGIGPQLKQFELQGTVDGPQQAVAATAQLKGIQLDEQLIAWIRPALPPAVAGTRISATVDGTLNGAWQRSSGALPTGNATLLVRGGRVEDPRLARPITELTARIQLDPQELKVDDLRAKWGAAILAVALNRRGWAPNAGVALTARLDNVPLDAELRRTLAAAADPQHGPPMKIAGVLGEEWDNYSPHGVVDGALAARFDGLKWSPAATLTGRELSFESEKFAYRLNGGAGTISFKPRDDQRGAPALLDVNLFGLTAGGQRVNIVAQVTDPKPGAAGWAKISGQNLEVDDRVIAAVDQRIAETADGAPRNVIASIHPAGKFNLDYWQIQRPNPGDKPQISMQISVTDGRVNYDAFPYPLQKIQGVISAQGDQFTFSNFQSGGRQTINARGQLMPVQPGGPHELWLHFEGQQVPLDLSLFEALPEPVRNGWKMLQPNGSINVTADVRHRMGQGAPTFSVVVEPQAKSTLRPQFFEYYMEDVTGTISYYDGTVTIDNLTARHQDGVTLGTKGRGTFTSDRGWEFILSGLWADGIKVRPALMTAMPENLRRLIDSLRPSGTFALHGSELAFRQAASAISPLETTWDLNLECHQTDLHCGIDVESASGSVHLRGRSNQQQSFSEGELDLESVAYQGIQLTNVKGPMWVDESRALFGKWATEQTGQPERRVSGNVYGGTMVSNAWVRFAHTPQYSAEVAIAGADLNRMMVERFGARQSFSGKIDGNVAIAGEGPSLARLTGDGKVHIREANIYELPILVSLLKILRHGAPDSTAFNQSDIEFRIQGPHITLSRIDFLGDVVDLYGYGETGFDEHVKLLFRAELGPREYALPMVKHIVGQTSGNLMQLYVDGTLTDPKVTTEAFPGFNQMIQQIRTDFENGNGAAPRQATRTDPFGRPIGK, encoded by the coding sequence GTGACAAAACAGATCCATCGTGGCCAAAGCAAGGAAGCTGCCGCCATCGTTAGCCGCATCGTCAACGTCTGTTGGTCGGTCTTCAAGTTCGGCGTCGGGCTCGCGCTCGTCGGCGTGGTGACGATCGGTCTCTACATGTACGTGCGGATGGATGACGAGATCCGCCGCCACGTCGAGGCGTTCATCGGCGAGCGCTACCCGCACCTCGACGTTACCGTTGGCGGTGCGCGGTTGATGGAAGGTCGCGGCATCGTCGTCTACGACGTTGAGTTCGTGCCCAAGGGCGACCGCCAACTCCGCGATGAACTGCTCGTCGTCGACGAACTCCTTATCGTGTGCGACGTCGAGATCACGACGCTCATGCACGGCACGCCGCCGATCCAACGCGTCGAAGTCAGCCGTCCGCGGATCTCGTTGTTCCGCAACGCCGCGGGCGTTTGGAACTTCGATCAACTCATTCCGCGTCACCCGAGCGGGATGCCCATCCCGCCGATCGTCATTCGGAAAGCGGAAGCAACGCTCGCCAACGAAGGCGCTCCCGACAGCCAACCGATTCTGCTTCGCGACATCGATCTCACGGTCACGCCGACGGCGCAGGCGCCGGCAACCGGCGGTTGGCCCTCGCTCAAAATCGAAGCGACCGGGATCGGCCCGCAACTCAAGCAATTCGAACTACAGGGCACGGTCGATGGACCGCAGCAAGCGGTCGCGGCGACAGCGCAGTTGAAAGGGATTCAACTCGACGAGCAACTTATCGCTTGGATCCGCCCTGCCCTTCCGCCGGCGGTCGCGGGAACTCGAATCAGCGCGACGGTCGACGGCACGCTGAACGGCGCTTGGCAGCGCTCGAGCGGCGCCCTGCCGACGGGAAACGCGACATTGCTTGTTCGCGGCGGCCGCGTCGAAGACCCGCGTTTGGCTCGACCGATCACCGAACTCACCGCACGGATTCAGCTCGATCCGCAAGAATTGAAAGTCGACGACCTTCGCGCCAAGTGGGGCGCTGCGATCTTGGCCGTCGCGCTCAACCGTCGCGGCTGGGCGCCGAACGCGGGCGTCGCGCTGACCGCGCGACTCGACAACGTGCCGCTCGATGCGGAACTTCGTCGTACCTTAGCGGCCGCCGCCGATCCGCAGCATGGTCCGCCGATGAAAATTGCCGGCGTCCTAGGCGAAGAGTGGGACAACTACTCGCCGCACGGCGTCGTCGACGGAGCCCTCGCCGCCCGCTTCGACGGCTTGAAGTGGTCGCCCGCGGCGACGCTCACCGGACGCGAGTTGTCGTTCGAATCCGAAAAGTTCGCTTATCGCCTCAACGGCGGCGCCGGCACGATCTCGTTCAAGCCCCGCGACGACCAACGCGGCGCGCCGGCGCTCCTCGACGTCAACCTGTTTGGCCTGACGGCGGGCGGGCAACGCGTGAACATCGTCGCCCAAGTGACCGACCCCAAACCTGGCGCCGCCGGTTGGGCGAAGATCTCCGGACAAAATCTCGAAGTCGACGATCGCGTCATCGCCGCCGTCGATCAGCGCATTGCCGAAACCGCCGACGGCGCCCCGCGCAACGTGATCGCGTCGATCCACCCCGCCGGCAAATTCAATCTCGACTATTGGCAGATTCAACGGCCGAACCCTGGCGACAAGCCGCAGATCTCGATGCAGATCAGCGTCACCGATGGTCGCGTGAACTACGACGCCTTCCCCTACCCGCTGCAGAAGATCCAAGGCGTGATCTCCGCGCAAGGCGATCAGTTTACCTTTTCGAATTTCCAATCGGGCGGCCGCCAAACGATCAACGCCCGCGGCCAACTGATGCCGGTCCAACCCGGCGGCCCGCACGAACTTTGGCTCCACTTCGAAGGTCAGCAGGTGCCGCTCGACCTCAGCCTATTCGAAGCGCTACCCGAACCAGTCCGCAACGGCTGGAAGATGCTTCAGCCGAACGGCTCAATCAACGTCACCGCCGACGTGCGCCATCGCATGGGCCAAGGGGCGCCGACGTTCAGCGTCGTCGTCGAGCCGCAAGCTAAGTCGACGCTGCGGCCGCAATTCTTCGAATACTACATGGAAGACGTGACGGGGACCATTTCGTACTACGACGGTACGGTGACCATCGACAACCTTACCGCACGTCACCAGGATGGCGTGACGCTGGGCACCAAGGGACGCGGAACGTTCACGAGCGACCGCGGCTGGGAGTTCATCCTCAGCGGACTCTGGGCCGATGGCATCAAAGTCCGCCCCGCGCTGATGACCGCGATGCCCGAGAATCTCCGCCGGCTGATCGATTCGCTCCGCCCCAGCGGCACGTTCGCCTTGCACGGCAGCGAGCTAGCCTTCCGCCAGGCCGCTTCTGCGATCTCGCCGCTGGAGACGACGTGGGATCTGAACCTCGAATGCCATCAGACGGATCTCCACTGTGGCATCGACGTCGAAAGCGCCTCGGGCTCGGTCCACCTCCGCGGTCGTTCGAACCAACAGCAAAGCTTCAGCGAAGGCGAACTCGATCTCGAAAGCGTCGCCTACCAGGGAATTCAGCTCACCAACGTGAAGGGCCCGATGTGGGTCGATGAAAGTCGCGCCCTCTTCGGCAAGTGGGCGACCGAACAAACAGGCCAACCCGAACGCCGCGTCTCCGGCAACGTCTACGGCGGCACGATGGTCAGCAACGCCTGGGTCCGCTTCGCCCACACCCCGCAGTATAGCGCCGAAGTCGCGATCGCCGGCGCCGATCTGAACCGCATGATGGTCGAGCGCTTCGGCGCGCGGCAGTCGTTCTCGGGCAAGATCGACGGCAACGTCGCCATCGCTGGCGAAGGCCCGTCGCTCGCCCGTCTCACCGGCGATGGAAAAGTCCACATCCGCGAAGCCAACATCTACGAACTGCCGATCCTGGTCAGCCTGCTGAAAATCCTCCGCCACGGCGCCCCCGACAGCACCGCGTTCAACCAAAGCGACATCGAGTTCCGCATCCAGGGCCCCCACATCACGCTCAGCCGCATCGACTTCCTCGGCGACGTCGTCGACCTCTACGGCTACGGCGAGACCGGCTTCGACGAACACGTGAAACTGCTGTTCCGCGCCGAACTCGGCCCGCGCGAGTACGCCCTACCGATGGTGAAACACATCGTCGGCCAAACGAGCGGCAACCTGATGCAGCTCTACGTCGACGGCACGCTCACCGATCCGAAAGTTACCACCGAAGCCTTCCCCGGCTTCAATCAAATGATCCAGCAAATCCGCACCGATTTTGAGAATGGCAACGGCGCGGCGCCCAGACAAGCAACGCGAACCGACCCGTTTGGCAGGCCGATTGGCAAATGA
- the dapF gene encoding diaminopimelate epimerase translates to MQFTKMHGAGNDYIYVDCFRQPTPADPAALARAVSNRHFGVGADGLILICPADGADAEMRMFNADGSYSEMCGNGIRCVAKFVHDHGIAVRDQLRITSAGKQFLLDLETRSGKVERVRVDMGEPILTARDIPTTLAGDPPVDAPFEIAGRTLAVTCVSMGNPHCVTYVDSATDELVLGVGPQIETDPRFPRRTNVEFIEVLNRETVRQRTWERGSGETLACGTGACAVCVAGVLTGRTERRITSKLLGGDLQLEWDEATNHVYMTGPAAEIFTGDWPA, encoded by the coding sequence ATGCAGTTCACCAAAATGCACGGCGCCGGCAACGACTATATCTATGTCGATTGCTTCCGCCAGCCGACGCCCGCCGATCCCGCCGCGCTTGCCCGCGCGGTCTCCAACCGTCACTTTGGCGTCGGCGCCGACGGCCTGATCCTCATCTGCCCGGCCGACGGCGCCGATGCCGAGATGCGGATGTTCAACGCCGACGGCTCGTACTCTGAAATGTGCGGCAACGGCATCCGCTGCGTCGCGAAGTTCGTCCATGACCACGGCATCGCCGTCCGCGATCAGCTCCGCATCACCTCTGCCGGCAAGCAGTTCCTGCTCGATCTCGAAACCCGCAGTGGAAAGGTCGAACGCGTTCGCGTCGACATGGGCGAACCGATCCTCACCGCCCGCGACATCCCGACGACGCTCGCCGGCGATCCGCCGGTCGACGCCCCGTTTGAAATCGCCGGCCGCACGCTCGCCGTCACCTGCGTTTCGATGGGCAACCCCCACTGCGTCACGTACGTCGACAGCGCGACCGACGAGCTCGTCCTTGGCGTCGGCCCGCAAATCGAAACCGACCCCCGCTTCCCCCGCCGCACGAACGTCGAGTTCATCGAAGTCCTCAATCGCGAAACAGTTCGCCAGCGCACGTGGGAACGCGGCTCGGGCGAAACGCTCGCCTGCGGCACCGGCGCCTGCGCCGTCTGCGTCGCCGGCGTCCTCACCGGCCGCACCGAACGCCGCATCACGTCGAAGCTTCTCGGCGGCGACCTGCAACTCGAGTGGGATGAAGCCACGAATCACGTCTACATGACCGGCCCCGCCGCCGAAATCTTCACCGGCGACTGGCCCGCGTAA